From the genome of Symphalangus syndactylus isolate Jambi chromosome 13, NHGRI_mSymSyn1-v2.1_pri, whole genome shotgun sequence:
GTCGGCAAATTCATCTTCAGTTCCTGGTCACCCAGGGCAATAATCTGACCCTTTCCCCAAACCCAGGAACCACAACTCCAGGGCTCCTCTGCTCCCTGGATCCCAGTTTTCTAACAATCTCTCTTCTTTACCAGGTGTCTCCCAGGAGTCTTCCAAGGTTCTCAACACCAATGGGACCAGTGGGTTTCTCCCAGGTGGCTACACCTGCTTCCCCCACTCTCAGCCCTGGCAGGCTGCCCTACTAGTGCGAGGGCGGCTACTCTGTGGGGGAGTCCTGGTCCACCCGAAATGGGTCCTCACTGCCGCACACTGTCTAAAGGAGTATGTGGGGGCCAGGGGAGCATGGGGTAGGGATGAGAATGGGACTGGGATTGTGGATGGGGTACAGTTGGATTGGAGGATGGAGTTGGAGTTAGGGTTGGGGATGGACATGGGGGTGAGAATGAGGTTTGGGGTTGAGATATGGGGATTGGGTATGGGAATAGAATCAAAGTAGGGGATTTGGATGGGATTAAAGTTGAGGATGGGGGAGATGTATTTGGAGACGAGGAAGATAGGATGGAGAAGAGGTTAGTTTGGGGATGGGAAGAGGTTGGGGCTGGGATGGGGATGGAAATGGGCTCATCTTCTTTCCTAACCACCCTCTTTCTGCACGCACAGGGGGCTCAAAGTTTACCTAGGCAAGCATGCTCTAGGGCGTGTGGAAGCTGGTGAGCAGGTGAGGGAAGTTGTCCACTTTATCCCCCACCCTGAATACCGGAGAAGCCCCACCCACCTGAACCACGACCATGACATCATGCTTCTGGAGCTGCAGTCCCCGGTCCAGCTCACGGGCTACATCCAAACCCTGCCCCTTTCCCACAACAACCGCCTAACCCCTGGCACCACCTGTCGGGTGTCTGGCTGGGGCACCACCACCAGCCCCCAGGGTATGCACCCACACAGGTGGCCTGAGGGCCCCATAAGAGTGACTGGGGAAACAGGGGCACAGATGGGAAGGAAGGTCTGAGGTAGAttcctttatatataaaaatataaataagtaaataaatatatatatatttaaagttagCTGCAtcctttatataaatataaatgcatgaatatataaaaatatatgagtatataaattcatgaatatatagaaatataaatagatctaatatatattaatatattatatgatgtatattatgtattatatagtaatatattttatattatacaaaaagtatataaattaaatgtattttataaattataaaatttatcaattatgaattttaaatatgtatttatgcataatgtatatattataaatatataatctatatttaaattatatattagaaatgtattttataaatgtatacatttatatacttatatactgtaaatgaattttatcatttataatatataaatcatacgtataacatttttatatttctataatttataaaatgtttaatatattaaatatgcttattaataaaatttctaatatttcaatttaataattatatatcattACTTAGTAAGTATAATACATTATAGATGTGAATTGAAAGTTGATGTATATACCAACAGGAGCCCTTTGCATCTCCCTAGCAATCCCTGACTCTCTCCCAGCCTCATGTTTGTATCTTTCTCCTCAACATGCCTTGTTTCTCTTCCTACCGTCCTATCCAACTCTCCCATAACTCTTCCCATCCCTGTTCCTGCTTTTCCCATCTTTAGTTCTCTATTTCTGACCATCTCCCTATTCCAACTCCCTCTCTTCAACTTTCTTTCCCCACCACTGGCTCCACCACTCT
Proteins encoded in this window:
- the KLK13 gene encoding kallikrein-13 isoform X1 — its product is MWPLALVIASLTLALSGGVSQESSKVLNTNGTSGFLPGGYTCFPHSQPWQAALLVRGRLLCGGVLVHPKWVLTAAHCLKEGLKVYLGKHALGRVEAGEQVREVVHFIPHPEYRRSPTHLNHDHDIMLLELQSPVQLTGYIQTLPLSHNNRLTPGTTCRVSGWGTTTSPQVNYPKTLQCANIQLRSDEECRQVYPGKITDNMLCAGTKEGGKDSCEGDSGGPLVCNRTLYGIVSWGDFPCGQPDRPGVYTRVSRYVLWIRETIRKYETQQQKWLEGPQ
- the KLK13 gene encoding kallikrein-13 isoform X2; this encodes MLHLAESSTTCRGVSQESSKVLNTNGTSGFLPGGYTCFPHSQPWQAALLVRGRLLCGGVLVHPKWVLTAAHCLKEGLKVYLGKHALGRVEAGEQVREVVHFIPHPEYRRSPTHLNHDHDIMLLELQSPVQLTGYIQTLPLSHNNRLTPGTTCRVSGWGTTTSPQVNYPKTLQCANIQLRSDEECRQVYPGKITDNMLCAGTKEGGKDSCEGDSGGPLVCNRTLYGIVSWGDFPCGQPDRPGVYTRVSRYVLWIRETIRKYETQQQKWLEGPQ